From Aspergillus chevalieri M1 DNA, chromosome 4, nearly complete sequence, a single genomic window includes:
- a CDS encoding uncharacterized protein (COG:S;~EggNog:ENOG410PPZY;~TransMembrane:4 (i21-44o95-118i130-153o168-190i)) codes for MDSHLVPRGTDRNYTGLLTKTIVYTGTLVVFLAAFGLTISSIVVPKWVSYSNHKHTYSYGLHRRCSSLTDTCESFPQGEDCHGEDRYFCSMWRSVGFLMSFAVVLEGISVVSYLIILSGGKKLRESGWKVLSLLIVLGAVVQAGCVSIVAYLYDNEDRFFAGWKLGESWVYCTVSWGLSLVCAVVLVLAANTLPSEGGYELIPDHF; via the exons ATGGACTCGCATCTCGTGCCCCGCGGAACAGATCGCAACTATACCGGGCTCTTGACCAAGACGATTGTCTATACGGGGACGCTGGTTGTATTCTTGGCTG CATTCGGATTGACTATATCTTCGATTGTCGTCCCAAAATGGGTTAGTTATTCTAACCACAAG CACACCTACTCCTACGGCCTCCACCGCCGCTGCTCCTCCCTAACCGACACCTGCGAAAGCTTCCCGCAAGGTGAAGACTGCCACGGCGAAGACCGGTACTTCTGCTCCATGTGGCGCTCGGTCGGATTCCTGATGTCGTTTGCCGTTGTACTCGAGGGCATAAGCGTGGTGTCGTATTTGATTATATTATCCGGTGGGAAGAAATTACGGGAGTCTGGGTGGAAGGTGCTTAGTTTGTTGATTGTGTTGGGGGCAGTTGTGCAGGCCGGGTGTGTTAGTATTGTG GCATATCTGTACGACAACGAGGATCGGTTCTTTGCTGGGTGGAAACTAGGGGAGAGTTGGGTTTATTGCACGGTGAGCTGGGGGTTGAGTTTGGTTTGtgcggtggtgttggttcTTGCTGCGAATACGTTGCCGTCTGAAGGGGGGTATGAGTTGATTCCGGATCATTTCTGA
- a CDS encoding putative pathogenicity factor (COG:S;~EggNog:ENOG410PS26) yields MPSLTPISYSFKHYPTNNNHGDSNSNSNTIVPDDTNHQQTSEAEPSCEFTSPCTTTSSSSSPTKNSSTQITGKHPRKIISHIFGRNKFVTKLIPPSVWVHYCRKHYQRARYRSTQWPFTQAELLLDSLGRMERWGGVRGFDLVLRRREVERVDKGYGQGEIGHARTRKSARVSATAKCQEQGDGNEGGENGNTGSTSASSIDHDHDHDQPSSDEHTCTNIKGKGKGCRKKPNIESAPVPDWLRQEVGPNKSFEDIRGIVSRLLEYLTVLREQGRKEEIRFPDIEILPELEGWVFKMDREMVKKARAAAGGGRKGGQVKKGGKRVSERGAVQKV; encoded by the coding sequence ATGCCCAGCTTGACGCCTATCAGCTACAGCTTCAAGCATTACCCAACCAACAATAACCACGGcgacagcaacagcaacagcaacactatCGTCCCCGATGACACCAACCACCAACAGACCAGCGAAGCCGAACCCAGCTGCGAATTCACAAGCCCCTGCACAAcaacctcctcatcctcctcccccaccAAAAATTCCTCGACCCAAATCACCGGCAAACACCCCCGAAAAATAATATCCCACATCTTCGGACGCAACAAGTTCGTCACAAAGCTCATCCCGCCCTCCGTGTGGGTGCACTACTGCCGCAAGCACTACCAGCGCGCGAGATACAGGTCCACGCAGTGGCCGTTTACCCAGGCGGAGCTGCTTCTGGACTCGTTGgggaggatggagaggtgGGGTGGGGTTAGGGGGTTTGATTTGGTGTTAAGACGGAGGGAGGTTGAGAGGGTTGATAAGGGTTATGGGCAGGGGGAGATTGGGCACGCTAGGACTAGGAAGAGTGCAAGGGTTAGTGCTACTGCCAAATGCCAGGAGCAGGGAGATGGTAACGAGGGCGGCGAGAATGGTAACACTGGCTCGACGTCTGCGTCTTCCATCGACCACGATCATGACCATGACCAGCCCTCCTCCGACGAACACACCTGCACCAATATCAAGGGCAAGGGTAAGGGCTGCCGCAAGAAGCCAAACATCGAGTCTGCCCCCGTCCCCGACTGGCTTCGTCAAGAAGTCGGCCCTAACAAGTCCTTCGAAGACATCCGCGGCATTGTCAGCCGTCTGTTGGAGTACCTGACTGTTCTGCGGGAGCaggggaggaaggaggagatACGGTTCCCGGATATTGAGATTCTGCCGGAGCTTGAAGGGTGGGTGTTTAAGATGGATAGGGAGATGGTGAAGAAGGCTAgggctgctgctggtggtggacGGAAGGGCGGACAGGTGAAAAAGGGTGGGAAGAGAGTTAGTGAACGGGGTGCTGTGCAGAAGGTTTAG
- a CDS encoding uncharacterized protein (BUSCO:EOG09263D2P;~COG:S;~EggNog:ENOG410PIMA;~InterPro:IPR000008,IPR037791,IPR035892;~PFAM:PF00168): protein MASKQLPRMSMVNHAAGIFADMSVDGPSIGTLVAIIDRAKNLPNRKTMGKQNPYCAARLGKEAKKTETDLRGGQTPRWDYELRFTVHESPDYFRLKVSVFNDDKKTDMIGETWVDLRDLIIPGGGQSDNWHPLQCRGRYAGEVRIEMTFYDTRVQDEAVIERRSNAAGRIQARTSGSTSSSSTMSGPRQPKDIKRRPLPTDPNNPTHVRPPPPEKLHTAPAPSQLPSVRAPYPEQQQQQYGHHHTYSMPAPNVSSDNLRQPSRHSMVMQTEFDVPTHAPTGPRPARGHESPDDFQRELNQPALPAKLPPAIHQPTPVHPPVAYPQPTPSSRHYAVEQQHSYREPPPESYSLQARSNHGRPHSSYDGVPPPMDYRVSRQDLYQNSQEQLQQLPPAEPVEPRRNSHVYETRPRQPSTQDYPFSSSERFLHSDEPAAYETGNYALRHSRSMPGETPHEYVPAPLPEPEPEQDRFYYRQQSNSVASTRSSLRNSMSRAEPQIQYARMQPKVEDEEDEGPPPPPPVHRSGLGQPSQQLVPSPRSSYRAYSPEYASSPSASDDVNLSSQPSHYIPDNVRLQDLPPHTNASSMPPSLVAGFDPGIADAETDRMYNEKRESKRRSVLFEEDGMVTQPPASQPAVSQPPASMPPEPTTVVPPYPVDPPPKPVSQPAPQPAEDRGSMSGALVRSRGGSAASDSRIVPRRKSVSPQPPPVEARSSGTIPFSPDSYDALNPNASRSALTADPAREYDSPAQAMEAARRSEAETKRDPGPIIDDNGREIDPSDHLPTDTWAPEPEKKNRKPELVVRFKNPPTQTSPPPARESRPLRVTFKPSADRVRTYSPDKSLARPNSSYQRGSMAVERMSPRMDLVRGRDAYTEYNRGRDYSRSPNMDSSSYTSSRTSVSPSPGSHTSSLYAPVNTGPPIPAKVPIAQPMNQSYPIIPAGTNYTHTSGNESGGLDALSRELNTIDIGSVGCNTNRAIRKYVPRVATGYAV from the exons ATGGCTTCCAAACAACTCCCCCGGATGTCCATGGTCAACCATGCCGCAGGCATCTTCGCCGACATGTCCGTCGATGGACCGTCAATTGGGACGCTCGTGGCTATTATCGATCGTGCCAAGAACCTGCCTAATAGAAAGACCATGGGAAAGCAGAATCCTTACTGTGCGGCTCGCTTGGGAaaggaggccaagaagaCGGAGACTGACTTGCGCGGCGGTCAAACTCCCAGATG GGACTATGAACTTCGTTTTACCGTGCATGAATCGCCAGACTACTTCAGACTCAAGGTATCCGTGTTCAATGACGATAAGAAAACCGATATGATCGGAGAAACCTGGGTGGATCTCAGGGACCTGATTATTCCTGGCGGTGGCCAAAGTGATAATTGGCATCCACTACAGTGTCGTGGGAGATATGCTGGCGAGGTTCGGATTGAAATGACATTCTACGATACGCGTGTGCAGGACGAAGCCGTGATCGAACGACGGAGCAATGCTGCAGGGAGGATACAGGCCAGAACCAGTGGCTCAACATCCAGTTCTTCCACCATGTCGGGGCCCCGTCAACCCAAAGACATCAAACGACGTCCATTACCGACCGATCCCAATAACCCAACTCATGTCCGACCCCCGCCTCCAGAGAAGTTACATACGGCCCCAGCTCCGTCACAGCTCCCGTCCGTGAGAGCTCCTTATCCtgaacagcaacagcagcaatacGGTCATCACCATACTTATTCGATGCCGGCTCCTAATGTCAGCAGTGATAATTTGCGCCAGCCCTCGAGGCATTCTATGGTTATGCAAACCGAGTTCGATGTGCCAACACACGCTCCTACAGGCCCGCGGCCAGCGAGAGGACATGAGAGCCCGGATGATTTTCAGAGAGAATTAAACCAACCTGCTCTACCTGCGAAACTCCCTCCTGCGATCCATCAACCGACTCCCGTTCATCCCCCAGTGGCGTATCCGCAGCCCACGCCGTCCTCTAGACATTACGCGGTAGAGCAGCAACACTCTTACCGTGAACCTCCGCCTGAGTCTTATTCTTTGCAAGCACGCTCTAACCACGGACGACCGCATTCGTCATACGACGGAGTTCCACCTCCCATGGACTACCGCGTATCGAGACAAGACCTGTACCAGAACAGTCAAGAGcaactgcagcaactgccACCTGCAGAGCCTGTTGAGCCGCGAAGGAACTCCCACGTATACGAAACGCGCCCACGGCAACCGAGCACCCAGGACTATCCATTTTCGTCGTCAGAGCGATTCCTTCACAGTGATGAGCCAGCTGCTTATGAGACTGGTAACTATGCTCTGCGGCATTCGAGGAGTATGCCAGGCGAAACCCCGCACGAGTACGTGCCAGCGCCATTACCGGAGCCGGAACCGGAACAAGACCGTTTCTATTATCGTCAGCAGAGCAACTCCGTCGCCAGCACACGTAGCTCATTGCGCAATTCAATGAGTCGCGCCGAGCCTCAGATACAATATGCCAGGATGCAGCCCAAGgtggaagacgaggaagatgaaggccctcctcctcctccgcccgTGCATCGATCAGGCCTGGGGCAGCCGAGTCAGCAGTTGGTGCCTTCGCCAAGATCATCTTACAGAGCTTACTCTCCAGAGTACGCATCTTCCCCAAGCGCTTCTGACGATGTCAACCTTTCATCCCAGCCTTCTCACTACATACCAGACAACGTTCGATTGCAGGACCTCCCTCCCCACACAAACGCCTCGTCTATGCCCCCCAGCCTGGTCGCAGGTTTTGATCCTGGGATTGCAGATGCAGAGACAGACCGTATGTACAACGAAAAAAGGGAGAGCAAGAGGCGCAGCGTCCTGTTTGAAGAGGACGGTATGGTCACTCAACCGCCTGcttctcaaccagcagtttcGCAGCCGCCTGCCTCTATGCCTCCAGAACCGACTACTGTTGTGCCTCCGTATCCTGTTGATCCGCCCCCTAAGCCCGTGTCCCAACCTGCACCTCAACCCGCTGAAGACCGAGGATCGATGAGCGGTGCTCTGGTGAGGAGCAGAGGGGGCTCTGCAGCCTCTGACTCTCGCATCGTTCCACGGCGCAAATCCGTCAGTCCACAGCCACCCCCGGTTGAAGCGCGTTCATCGGGAACGATACCATTCTCGCCAGACTCATATGACGCCTTGAATCCCAATGCATCACGGTCTGCTTTGACCGCAGATCCCGCTCGCGAATATGATTCACCAGCTCAGGCGATGGAAGCTGCGCGACGGAGCGAGGCGGAGACCAAACGGGATCCCGGGCCTATTATCGACGATAATGGGCGTGAGATCGATCCCTCCGACCACCTACCCACTGATACATGGGCACCCGAGccagagaagaagaaccggAAACCCGAGCTGGTTGTTCGCTTCAAGAACCCGCCCACTCAGACCAGCCCCCCTCCAGCCAGGGAGTCCCGACCTCTCCGTGTGACATTCAAGCCGTCAGCCGATCGAGTACGGACGTACTCGCCGGATAAGAGCCTGGCACGTCCTAACAGCTCATACCAGCGGGGATCCATGGCAGTCGAGCGAATGTCCCCGCGAATGGACTTGGTCCGCGGACGTGACGCATACACAGAGTACAACCGCGGGAGGGACTACAGCCGGTCCCCTAACATGGACTCTTCATCGTATACGTCCTCGCGAACATCTGTCTCACCATCCCCTGGGTCTCACACGTCAAGCCTGTACGCACCTGTGAACACAGGACCACCTATCCCGGCCAAGGTCCCCATCGCACAACCGATGAACCAAAGCTACCCGATAATACCCGCCGGTACCAACTACACCCATACCAGCGGCAACGAAAGCGGAGGCTTGGATGCACTGAGCCGGGAACTCAACACCATCGACATTGGATCCGTTGGATGCAATACGAACCGCGCGATCCGGAAATACGTCCCGCGCGTGGCTACTGGTTATGCAGTTTGA
- a CDS encoding snoRNA-binding rRNA-processing protein UTP15 (BUSCO:EOG09261MMR;~COG:A;~EggNog:ENOG410PH3J;~InterPro:IPR036322,IPR018983,IPR015943,IPR001680, IPR019775,IPR020472,IPR017986;~PFAM:PF09384,PF00400;~go_component: GO:0005730 - nucleolus [Evidence IEA];~go_function: GO:0005515 - protein binding [Evidence IEA];~go_process: GO:0006364 - rRNA processing [Evidence IEA]), whose product MAAPVLPLQQVKLPALPSTRLTPEQQYWKTFKNPLLIPSPANGPVNLITQPAAPSSAAAFPSLTQPPDVFTVTTGARVQIYSIRTRKLLRTVTRFDDTVRATDVRPDGRVLATGDESGTVQVFDVGSRAILKTWKDHKQPVWATKFSPSDPTSVFTASDDRTVRLWELPSENSVRTFVGHTDYARSGGFMPGSLASSGVVVSGSYDRTVRLWDPRMESRSAMTFKMGAPIEEVLPMPTGSTVLAAADNKIAVLDIVAGKPLHMIQSHQKTVTSLALASGGERLLSGALDGHMKVFETTGWNMVSGSKYPSPILSLNVITSGINREDKHIAVGMQSGLLSIKTRLSGQQKIKERERKKEMQALLEGKLEEHDRKVAKQKRGSGWDKRLRGRDFIGEGVDIVIEGQDRKKRKKEQAWENDLRKARYSAALDQVLTGSDKTAQLTCLTALRHRSALRAALQGRDEVTLQPVLQWVYKNITEPRLVTLSVEVGMNLLDIYSGNLGQSAQIDKLVTRLHRRVRDEVEMAHQACQTKGMLDMLRAS is encoded by the coding sequence ATGGCTGCCCCCGTCCTCCCTCTCCAGCAGGTCAAGCTACCTGCGCTGCCCTCGACCCGTCTAACCCCAGAGCAACAATATTGGAAGACTTTCAAGAACCCTCTCCTAATCCCCTCGCCAGCAAACGGTCCCGTCAACCTCATTACCCAGCCCGCTGCTCCGTCATCCGCCGCAGCCTTCCCGTCTCTCACTCAACCCCCCGATGTCTTCACCGTTACCACCGGCGCCCGCGTGCAAATCTACTCAATCCGTACCCGAAAGCTCCTCCGAACAGTCACGCGCTTCGACGATACTGTGCGAGCAACAGATGTGCGCCCGGACGGGCGTGTCCTGGCGACCGGTGACGAGTCGGGTACAGTGCAGGTGTTTGACGTGGGATCTCGTGCGATTTTGAAGACATGGAAGGATCACAAGCAGCCCGTGTGGGCGACAAAATTTTCGCCTAGTGACCCGACGTCTGTTTTCACGGCTAGTGATGACAGAACGGTGAGATTGTGGGAATTGCCCAGTGAAAATAGTGTGCGGACGTTTGTTGGACATACGGATTATGCGCGCAGTGGTGGGTTCATGCCGGGGTCGCTAGCATCGTCTGGGGTGGTTGTTTCGGGAAGTTATGATCGGACGGTGAGATTGTGGGATCCGCGGATGGAGAGCCGGTCTGCTATGACGTTCAAGATGGGTGCGCCTATTGAAGAGGTTCTACCTATGCCTACGGGAAGTACGGTCTTGGCTGCTGCGGATAACAAGATCGCTGTGTTGGATATTGTGGCCGGAAAGCCGCTGCATATGATCCAGAGCCACCAGAAGACGGTCACGTCGCTTGCACTGGCTTCTGGGGGTGAGCGACTGCTCAGTGGTGCGCTGGACGGACACATGAAGGTGTTTGAGACTACCGGGTGGAACATGGTGTCAGGATCCAAGTACCCATCCCCGATTCTGTCTTTGAATGTGATTACCTCGGGGATCAACCGGGAAGACAAGCACATCGCTGTTGGTATGCAGTCCGGCCTGCTTTCGATCAAGACCCGACTCTCCGGACAACAGAAGATCAAGGAACGTGAACGCAAGAAGGAAATGCAAGCCCTGCTCGAAGGCAAACTCGAAGAACACGACCGCAAAGTCGCAAAACAAAAGCGTGGCTCCGGCTGGGATAAGCGGTTACGCGGACGCGACTTCATCGGTGAAGGAGTAGACATCGTGATCGAAGGACAAGACAGGAAGAAGCGAAAGAAGGAGCAAGCATGGGAAAATGACCTCCGCAAGGCCCGCTACTCCGCCGCGCTTGACCAGGTCCTCACCGGCAGCGACAAGACAGCGCAGCTCACTTGTTTGACGGCCCTTCGGCACCGATCGGCGCTGCGGGCGGCGCTGCAGGGACGGGACGAGGTGACCCTGCAGCCTGTGTTGCAGTGGGTGTATAAGAACATCACGGAACCGCGGTTGGTGACTCTGAGTGTTGAGGTTGGTATGAACCTGCTGGACATCTACTCCGGGAACCTGGGCCAGTCGGCTCAGATCGACAAGCTGGTTACACGGTTACACCGACGGGTACGGGACGAGGTGGAGATGGCACATCAAGCGTGCCAGACAAAGGGAATGCTGGATATGCTGCGGGCTTCTTGA
- a CDS encoding phytanoyl-CoA dioxygenase family protein (COG:I;~EggNog:ENOG410PM9D;~InterPro:IPR008775;~PFAM:PF05721) produces the protein MALSQDQLTFFNENGYLVLPDYLSPTEITSLIAETNHLLETFPLESHPLTQFTTGDDSDSQKDHVGDDYFLTSGDKVRFFFEPDAFTTNPQKPNDKPTLNKPKHLAINKIGHALHALSPPFEKVSLSERNAAIAKSLGFIDPRVLQSMVICKQPSIGGAVPSHRDSEFLYTSPPSAVGWWYALQDAGPGNGTLGMYKGSHKGSKGGAIKRRFVRRFGEGGVTVGTEFVENDGPKLPKGMEGESNDGEEGEGVVEVLDIKAGSLVLIHGNVLHKSEKNTSGRSRFAYTFHVIEGGEGWEYDGRNWLQPTEGGFSKLYR, from the coding sequence ATGGCATTATCTCAAGACCAACTcaccttcttcaacgaaaaTGGCTACCTCGTCCTCCCAGACTACCTCTCCCCCACCGAAATCACCTCCCTAATCGCCGAAACAAACCACCTCCTCGAAACCTTCCCTCTAGAATCCCACCCGCTCACACAATTCACAACCGGCGACGACAGTGATTCCCAAAAAGACCACGTCGGCGATGACTACTTCCTAACCTCCGGAGACAAAGTacgcttcttcttcgagcCGGATGCGTTCACCACAAATCCCCAGAAACCGAACGACAAACCGACGCTGAACAAACCGAAACATCTCGCGATTAATAAAATCGGGCATGCATTGCACGCGTTGTCGCCGCCATTTGAGAAAGTTTCCCTTTCAGAGAGGAATGCGGCTATCGCGAAGTCGCTGGGATTTATTGACCCCCGCGTCCTGCAGAGTATGGTCATTTGCAAACAGCCGTCGATAGGCGGCGCTGTGCCCTCGCACCGGGACTCGGAGTTTTTGTACACGAGTCCCCCATCTGCAGTCGGGTGGTGGTATGCGCTACAAGACGCTGGTCCCGGGAACGGGACGCTGGGAATGTACAAGGGTTCCCATAAGGGGTCTAAGGGTGGTGCGATTAAGAGGCGGTTTGTGAGGAGGTTTGGGGAGGGCGGTGTTACTGTCGGGACGGAGTTTGTGGAGAATGATGGGCCTAAGCTACCTAAGGGGATGGAAGGTGAATCTAATgacggagaggaaggagagggggTGGTGGAAGTGTTGGATATCAAGGCTGGGTCGTTGGTGTTGATTCATGGGAATGTGCTGCATAAGAGTGAGAAGAATACAAGTGGGCGGAGCCGGTTTGCGTATACATTTCATGTTATTGAGGGGGGTGAGGGGTGGGAGTATGATGGAAGGAATTGGTTGCAGCCGACGGAAGGTGGGTTTTCCAAGCTTTATCGCTGA
- a CDS encoding uncharacterized protein (COG:S;~EggNog:ENOG410Q2E9), which yields MSNFTSTSFSYTSTTNTTDGGTTTGRRFSTASTTDKEGLTIIRTARQDLGQPAIIEERRYDKSGQEQLLPAPPEMAALPSPGAGKGEPGEGEMQRITEVNDETASYGGGDMGTEVYGLNSSENVGGNWGDLGSGTEPVETGTTRVQYEDPNTGAKLRKESEIDMSQLLG from the exons ATGTCCAACTTCACCAGCACATCCTTCTCCTACACCTCGacaaccaacaccaccgacgGCGGTACAACAACCGGCCGCCGTTTCTCAACTGCCTCAACAACCGACAAAGAAGGCCTCACCATAATCCGCACCGCCCGTCAAGACCTTGGCCAACCCGCCATAATCGAAGAACGCCGGTACGACAAGTCCGGCCAGGAACAGCTGCTCCCTGCACCGCCGGAGATGGCTGCTTTACCGTCGCCGGGAGCGGGAAAGGGTGAACCGGGGGAAGGAGAGATGCAAAGAATTACGGAGGTGAATGATGAGACGGCTAGCTATGGGGGTGGGGATATGGGAACGGAGGTTTATGGGTTGAATTCGAGCGAGAATGTAGGTGGGAATTGGGGGGATCTTGGGAGTGG GACAGAACCGGTTGAAACTGGTACGACTAGGGTACAGTATGAGGATCCTAATACGGGGGCCAAGTTGCGCAAGGAGTCGGAGATTGATATGTCCCAATTATTAGGATAG
- a CDS encoding putative sulfate/molybdate transporter (COG:P;~EggNog:ENOG410PGTE;~InterPro:IPR031563;~PFAM:PF16983;~TransMembrane:8 (i24-47o53-75i96-120o132-155i162-179o185-206i308-327o333-352i);~go_function: GO:0015098 - molybdate ion transmembrane transporter activity [Evidence IEA];~go_process: GO:0015689 - molybdate ion transport [Evidence IEA]): MTSIMLSDLQDITKHNIQTFRRRYVSEISGSLGDLGTFLPIAIALAVNDTVSLSSTLIFSGIYNIITGLFFGIPLPVQPMKAIGAVAIARSFSNGTIAAAGLFVSICVLVFSITGLLHWFTNAIPIPVIKGIQVGAGLSLIIAAGGNILSSLSWIHPSWADNRIWAVAAFLALLCSHIYRKVPYALLVFILGLVFAIIHTATGPSARLPSFQLWRPTANVPGPHEWLVGTIDAGIGQLPLTTLNSIVAVTHLAGDLLPEVRTPSTTSIGFSVAAMNLVGCWFGAMPVCHGSGGLAAQYRFGARSGSSVMCLGVLKVLVGLIFGETLVDLLKRFPAALLGVMVIASGLELVSVGESLNTSDARDLANSQHVLSEGECRKRWTVMMVTVGLLVGFKNDAVGFSAGMLCHWAYDLPAIIEKAKARWSEGRIRV, encoded by the coding sequence ATGACATCCATCATGCTTTCAGATCTCCAAGATATCACTAAACACAATATCCAAACATTCCGCCGTCGCTATGTATCGGAAATTTCGGGCTCTCTAGGCGATCTGGGGACGTTTCTCCCTATAGCCATCGCACTGGCCGTCAACGACACGGTTTCGCTGTCTAGCACACTTATTTTCTCCGGGATCTACAATATAATCACCGGGCTCTTCTTCGGAATACCGCTACCTGTGCAGCCTATGAAGGCTATTGGAGCGGTTGCTATCGCCAGATCGTTCAGCAATGGTACCATCGCAGCCGCGGGGCTTTTTGTCAGCATATGCGTATTGGTATTCAGTATCACTGGTCTACTGCACTGGTTTACCAATGCGATCCCCATTCCAGTCATCAAAGGAATTCAGGTTGGTGCGGGGCTGTCTCTGATCATCGCGGCCGGGGGTAATATACTGTCCTCTTTGTCATGGATCCATCCCTCATGGGCCGATAATCGCATCTGGGCGGTCGCGGCATTTCTAGCCCTTCTTTGTTCGCATATTTATCGAAAGGTGCCGTATGCCTTGTTGGTATTTATACTGGGTCTGGTCTTTGCGATCATCCACACGGCTACCGGCCCGTCGGCCCGTCTGCCATCGTTCCAACTCTGGCGACCAACTGCTAATGTACCAGGGCCACACGAGTGGCTCGTAGGTACCATTGATGCTGGTATTGGACAGCTCCCACTCACAACCTTGAACTCAATTGTGGCAGTTACACATCTGGCGGGTGATCTCCTGCCAGAGGTACGCACTCCATCCACCACCTCAATCGGATTCAGCGTGGCCGCTATGAACCTCGTTGGATGCTGGTTCGGTGCGATGCCCGTGTGCCACGGATCTGGTGGTCTTGCGGCACAATACCGGTTCGGCGCACGATCCGGCTCGAGTGTGATGTGCCTGGGTGTTCTCAAGGTGCTCGTCGGACTCATTTTCGGAGAGACGCTGGTGGACTTGTTGAAGCGCTTCCCTGCAGCGTTGTTGGGGGTTATGGTGATTGCGTCGGGGTTGGAATTGGTCAGTGTGGGCGAGAGCCTGAACACTTCTGATGCACGAGATCTGGCCAACAGTCAGCATGTGTTGAGTGAAGGCGAATGTCGGAAGCGCTGGACTGTAATGATGGTTACTGTTGGTCTCTTGGTGGGGTTCAAGAACGATGCTGTTGGGTTTTCGGCTGGGATGCTGTGCCACTGGGCATATGATCTGCCAGCCATTATTGAGAAGGCAAAGGCACGATGGAGCGAGGGGAGGATCCGAGTGTAA
- a CDS encoding uncharacterized protein (COG:S;~EggNog:ENOG410PN4P;~InterPro:IPR012674,IPR008729;~PFAM:PF05870;~go_function: GO:0016831 - carboxy-lyase activity [Evidence IEA]): MPLNPPTPETTTTFITDLANRHLIYDYDVHDRNGNLDKWRYELWFYNADRVIYAIHGGPMAGRKNYQEATYQCIRPGELWQCNWLEETGTICSLVFDIPKGRITTLIGFSRGHWERNGMAKGDKRAKADLERWRELAGVGWQTERVMLSEQARVVEDFWGAGQLEGIEMDWPTM, from the coding sequence ATGCCCCTAAACCCACCAACTCCCGAAACAACCACAACTTTCATCACCGACCTAGCAAACCGCCACCTAATCTACGATTATGATGTGCATGACCGCAACGGCAACCTGGACAAATGGCGCTACGAGCTCTGGTTCTACAACGCCGACCGCGTGATCTACGCCATCCACGGAGGCCCCATGGCCGGCCGCAAAAACTACCAAGAAGCAACATATCAGTGCATTCGGCCGGGCGAACTATGGCAGTGCAACTGGCTTGAAGAGACGGGGACGATCTGTTCGCTTGTTTTCGATATTCCAAAGGGCAGGATTACGACGTTGATTGGGTTTTCGAGGGGGCATTGGGAGAGGAATGGTATGGCGAAGGGGGATAAAAGGGCGAAGGCGGATTTGGAGAGGTGGAGGGAGCTGGCGGGGGTGGGATGGCAGACGGAGAGGGTTATGTTGAGTGAGCAGGCGAGGGTTGTGGAGGATTTTTGGGGGGCGGGGCAGTTGGAAGGAATTGAGATGGATTGGCCTACCATGTGA